A portion of the Magnolia sinica isolate HGM2019 chromosome 17, MsV1, whole genome shotgun sequence genome contains these proteins:
- the LOC131231466 gene encoding uncharacterized protein LOC131231466: MLRIEDMEKSEVELWICVEKLRQNIEERDEMIGFMSRKADDEEDVKEAEIHGHRSKSRAMFGRNVEEGGDLGEYYMDFSRIGRIRVSWGLDPVLEACFVERIMERNAAEADGMAVLYGQRNDFGRDFLPSASVAWMERSSE; this comes from the coding sequence ATGCTCCGAATCGAGGATATGGAGAAATCGGAGGTCGAATTGTGGATCTGTGTCGAGAAGCTGCGGCAGAACATTGAGGAGCGGGATGAAATGATCGGGTTCATGTCGAGGAAGGCGGATGATGAGGAGGATGTGAAGGAAGCAGAGATCCATGGGCATAGATCAAAGAGCAGGGCCATGTTTGGCAGGAATGTGGAAGAAGGCGGTGATTTAGGGGAGTATTACATGGATTTTTCAAGGATTGGGAGAATTAGGGTTTCGTGGGGGTTAGATCCGGTCCTTGAGGCTTGTTTCGTGGAGAGGATTATGGAAAGGAATGCTGCTGAAGCGGACGGGATGGCAGTTCTTTACGGGCAGAGGAATGACTTTGGGAGGGATTTCTTGCCATCAGCTTCTGTTGCTTGGATGGAACGGTCGAGTGAATGA